In a single window of the Megalobrama amblycephala isolate DHTTF-2021 linkage group LG3, ASM1881202v1, whole genome shotgun sequence genome:
- the LOC125264311 gene encoding C-type lectin mannose-binding isoform-like: MSWTDAQTYCRQNHNDLASIDDQTDLNALLKTVPSDFKEGMWIGLYRKTGTSPWIWSDQSKSSFQLWIPGQPNNAGGNQFCVYTTPAGFWNDYACLEKYAFICYENRIQIMRLEVKSNRNVNDPAVKNEILAKIEKMLREKGLTEDAKLSWQMISGGNVFQRMWYQKNNVSNSPCIRNKN; encoded by the exons ATGAGCTGGACAGATGCACAGACGTACTGCAGACAGAATCACAATGATCTCGCCTCTATCGATGACCAGACGGACCTTAATGCGCTGTTAAAAACTGTTCCCAGTGATTTCAAAGAAGGCATGTGGATTGGACTCTATCGGAAGACAGGGACATCTCCCTGGATTTGGTCTGATCAGAGCAAATCCTCGTTCCAACTGTGGATCCCTGGACAACCAAACAATGCTGGTGGCAACCAGTTTTGTGTGTACACAACTCCTGCTGGATTCTGGAATGACTATGCTTGTCTggaaaaatatgcatttatctGCTATG AGAATAGAATACAGATCATGAGATTGGAGGTGAAATCAAATCGAAATGTGAATGATCCGGCAGTAAAGAACGAGATTTTAGCAAAG ATAGAGAAAATGCTAAGGGAGAAGGGTCTAACAGAAGATGCAAAACTGTCATGGCAAATGATTTCTGGAGGAAATGTCTTTCAGAGGATGTGGTATCAGAAGAATAATGTTTCTAATTCTCCCTGTATCAGAAACAAGAACTGA
- the LOC125264314 gene encoding uncharacterized protein LOC125264314, with protein MPTPGVQRAAQTTFSVPDVPGVAEEVSTKKKHDIPKPKQTPTTESSGMINAKDISQEYVPKKVPTPKLCDGHKLKHKSKKTPSECGDTKDKTDIVNTGIGVAEEVTKLWECQATEQIVARVKAVHYRFDMTLRHKEFLSLRPHDRLCGEVMESYIRSVLNEHDKSGKIYQLNHHTTFVIFYGKREQVARQGLKDVNFEAFDGVITFLNIRDIHWKFVYLHLPSQQIFVVDPACATPDIRSLTNASKKFQQYFKMRHNRLGKEDLVNIEWKTGHINHTVQEDATSCGVFVLQMIKETVKQFPVIPQEFQINPSAENIQNLRREMARDILLAAESNEEFCSTCGLRDLPNKTDVQMIDWIQCDRCCRWFHILCVGLQCNSSDETEWFCELCRMH; from the exons ATGCCCACACCTGGGGTGCAAAGAGCAGCACAAACCACCTTTAGTGTCCCTGATGTTCCTGGTGTTGCTGAAGAG GTgtctacaaagaaaaaacatgaCATTCCCAAACCAAAACAGACCCCAACAACTGAAAGCAGTGGCATGATAAATGCAAAGGACATTTCACAAGAATATGTTCCTAAAAag GTCCCAACACCAAAATTATGTGATGGTCACAAACTaaaacacaaatcaaaaaaGACACCAAGTGAGTGTGGTGACACAAAGGACAAGACAGACATTGTTAATACAGGCATTGGTGTTGCTGAAGAG gtaACTAAACTATGGGAATGTCAAGCCACTGAACAGATTGTAGCACGTGTTAAGGCTGTCCATTACAGATTTGACATGACGTTGAGACATAAAGAATTTCTGTCTTTGCGACCCCATGATAGACTATGTGGAGAA GTTATGGAAAGTTACATCCGCTCTGTCCTTAACGAACATGACAAGTCTGGGAAAATTTATCAGTTAAACCATCACACCACCTTTGTAATTTTCTATGGCAAAAGAGAACAAGTGGCTCGACAAGGCTTAAAGGAT GTTAATTTTGAAGCATTTGATGGGGTTATCACATTTCTTAATATAAGGGACATCCACTGGAAGTTTGTG TACCTTCATCTTCCATCACAACAAATTTTTGTTGTGGATCCTGCATGTGCTACACCTGACATCAGGAGCCTGACAAACGCATCAAAAAAATTTCA ACAGTACTTCAAAATGCGTCACAATCGCCTGGGAAAAGAGGACCTGGTCAATATTGAGTGGAAAACTGGTCACATAAACCACACAGTGCAAGAGGATGCTACCAGTTGTGGAGTATTTGTTTTACAG atgaTAAAGGAAACTGTGAAACAGTTTCCAGTCATTCCACAggaatttcaaataaatccttCAGCAGAAAATATACAAAACCTCAGAAGAGAGATGGCACGGGATATTCTGCTTGCAGCAG AATCAAACGAGGAATTCTGCTCTACCTGTGGGCTGAGAGACCTCCCAAACAAGACAGATGTCCAGATGATTGACTGG ATTCAATGTGACAGGTGTTGTAGGTGGTTTCACATTTTATGTGTAGGCCTACAGTGCAATTCTTCTGATGAAACGGAATGGTTCTGTGAGTTGTGCAGGATGCACTAA